A single Micromonospora sp. CCTCC AA 2012012 DNA region contains:
- a CDS encoding maleylpyruvate isomerase family mycothiol-dependent enzyme, producing the protein MEKTLEFPDLLRLMDERSTAFRAAVAAAPSLDVRVPTCPEWTLFDLVQHLGEGRRRWAAIVAAGPADTPPAIPAPVVPREREALLTWFAESTEELLAALRDAGPDRGCWTWWGSSQSPQTTGAVARHQLQQVAVHTYDAQVAVGAPQPLPDEVALDGVDEFVTTCVATTAPWPHEPAVVDYHATEGRSWRLWFSADGARTARLPTPVAGEVPETAWVSARGTANELVMFCYGRITMDSLQVEGDRRVFDQLIAWEPEE; encoded by the coding sequence GTGGAGAAGACCCTGGAGTTCCCTGACCTGCTGCGCCTGATGGACGAACGGTCGACCGCCTTCCGGGCGGCGGTCGCCGCGGCACCTAGCCTCGACGTGCGGGTGCCGACCTGTCCCGAGTGGACACTGTTCGACCTGGTGCAGCACCTGGGCGAGGGACGTCGCAGGTGGGCCGCCATCGTGGCCGCGGGGCCCGCCGACACTCCGCCCGCGATCCCCGCCCCGGTGGTGCCCCGGGAGCGCGAGGCCCTGCTGACCTGGTTCGCCGAGTCGACGGAGGAGCTGCTGGCCGCGCTGCGGGACGCCGGCCCGGATCGTGGGTGCTGGACCTGGTGGGGTTCGTCGCAGTCGCCGCAGACCACCGGTGCCGTCGCCCGGCACCAGCTCCAGCAGGTCGCCGTGCACACGTACGACGCCCAGGTCGCCGTGGGCGCCCCGCAGCCGCTGCCGGACGAGGTAGCCCTCGACGGTGTCGACGAGTTCGTGACCACCTGCGTCGCGACGACGGCCCCGTGGCCGCACGAGCCCGCGGTCGTCGACTACCACGCCACCGAGGGCCGCTCCTGGCGCCTCTGGTTCTCCGCCGACGGCGCCCGGACCGCCCGCCTCCCCACGCCGGTCGCCGGCGAGGTCCCGGAGACGGCGTGGGTCTCCGCCCGGGGTACGGCCAACGAGCTGGTCATGTTCTGCTACGGCCGCATCACGATGGACTCGCTGCAGGTCGAGGGCGACCGGCGCGTCTTCGACCAGCTGATCGCCTGGGAGCCGGAGGAGTAG
- a CDS encoding FAD-dependent oxidoreductase: MRHRIAVVGGGPGGLTFAHVLHRHGLPVAVLERDATPDARPPGGTLDLHAGMGQLALDKAGLLTQFRALSRPEGQAMRILDPNGTVLRDWRPGPDDRANPEIDRGQLRDLLLGPLDVQWGRGVTQVVPGTRDGVLVRFADGRQETFDLVVGADGAWSRVRPAVSAAVPHYTGVTSVETSLDDVDTRHPELARLIGDGALAVYGANRALVAQRNSGGHVKVYAQFRAPLDWHADLDLADVEAVRSSLLALFDGWAAPVLDLLRRGTTFVHRPLHVLPVSHCWTHVPGVTLLGDAAHLMPPLGAGANLAMLEGAELAESIADCSGDLDEVVRAFEEQMWARAGRWATITTAGLERLVSPDPAEALALFDQVQSS, translated from the coding sequence ATGAGGCACCGTATCGCCGTGGTGGGGGGTGGCCCCGGGGGCCTCACCTTCGCCCACGTCCTGCACCGCCACGGTCTTCCCGTCGCCGTCCTCGAACGCGATGCCACCCCGGACGCCCGTCCGCCGGGCGGCACGCTGGACCTGCACGCGGGGATGGGCCAGCTCGCGCTGGACAAGGCCGGGCTGCTGACGCAGTTCCGGGCGCTGTCCCGTCCCGAGGGGCAGGCCATGCGCATCCTGGACCCGAACGGGACCGTGCTGCGCGACTGGCGGCCCGGCCCGGACGACCGCGCCAATCCCGAGATCGACCGCGGGCAGCTCCGTGACCTGCTGCTCGGCCCGCTCGACGTGCAGTGGGGGCGGGGCGTGACGCAGGTGGTGCCGGGGACCCGGGACGGCGTCCTGGTCCGCTTCGCGGACGGTCGACAGGAGACGTTCGACCTCGTCGTCGGCGCGGACGGCGCCTGGTCCCGGGTCCGCCCGGCGGTCTCCGCCGCGGTGCCGCACTACACCGGCGTCACCTCGGTCGAGACCTCCCTCGACGACGTCGACACCCGCCACCCCGAGCTGGCCCGGTTGATCGGCGACGGCGCGCTCGCGGTGTACGGCGCGAACCGGGCCCTCGTCGCCCAACGCAACAGCGGCGGCCACGTCAAGGTGTACGCCCAGTTCCGTGCGCCGCTGGACTGGCACGCCGACCTGGACCTGGCCGACGTCGAGGCGGTGCGATCGAGCCTCCTAGCGCTCTTCGACGGCTGGGCCGCTCCCGTCCTCGACCTCCTCCGGCGCGGCACCACCTTCGTCCACCGCCCCCTGCATGTCCTGCCGGTATCCCACTGCTGGACCCACGTCCCCGGGGTGACGCTCCTGGGCGACGCCGCCCACCTGATGCCCCCGTTGGGCGCGGGCGCGAACCTCGCGATGCTGGAGGGCGCCGAACTCGCGGAGTCCATCGCCGACTGCTCCGGCGACCTGGACGAGGTCGTGCGTGCCTTCGAGGAACAGATGTGGGCGCGGGCCGGCAGGTGGGCGACGATCACGACGGCGGGTCTGGAGCGCCTGGTCAGCCCGGACCCCGCCGAGGCCCTCGCCCTGTTCGACCAGGTCCAGTCGTCCTGA
- a CDS encoding MerR family transcriptional regulator, protein MSSPVQVPSRFVLTVKDVATAAGVAPSAVRFYEQHGVINAHRTAGDQRRFDDNAACRIKVAKVAQRVGLTVREIADVFAALPDDPQPPDWQRVAAVLIDEAQTRTAALQAYLGEMLSGARLCEIDDRTEVSEQV, encoded by the coding sequence GTGAGCAGCCCGGTGCAGGTCCCTTCCCGTTTCGTCCTCACGGTCAAGGACGTCGCCACTGCGGCCGGGGTCGCGCCGTCCGCCGTGCGCTTCTATGAGCAGCACGGGGTGATCAACGCCCACCGCACCGCAGGCGACCAGCGGCGCTTCGACGACAACGCCGCCTGTCGGATCAAGGTCGCCAAGGTCGCCCAGCGCGTCGGACTCACCGTCCGGGAAATCGCAGACGTGTTCGCCGCGCTGCCCGACGACCCCCAGCCGCCCGACTGGCAACGTGTCGCCGCCGTCCTCATCGACGAGGCGCAGACGCGCACCGCGGCACTGCAGGCGTACCTCGGCGAGATGCTCTCCGGCGCTCGACTGTGCGAGATCGACGACCGCACCGAGGTGTCCGAACAGGTCTGA
- a CDS encoding NADPH-dependent FMN reductase → MTSSTPHHSRSSEAAPLEAGRLEQPLRLAVIAASVRKERLSRVLAEWACGKADGIADVDLVDLAECALPDEEHLEPGGGGPRSAIADRIERADGYVIVTPEYNHSYPASVKRAIDWHYREWMFKAATVLSYGAQGGLLATEHLRGVFSELHVVTTRRAVGLRGPWNDIDDDGFTPPPGAGEALDEALRELAWWATTLHTARRDHPFPS, encoded by the coding sequence ATGACCAGTTCAACGCCCCACCACAGTCGTTCCTCCGAGGCGGCGCCCTTGGAGGCTGGCCGCCTCGAGCAGCCGCTACGCCTCGCCGTGATCGCCGCCAGCGTCCGTAAGGAACGGCTGAGCCGCGTACTCGCAGAATGGGCCTGCGGCAAGGCGGACGGCATCGCCGACGTCGACCTGGTCGACCTCGCCGAGTGCGCGTTACCCGACGAGGAACACCTGGAGCCGGGCGGCGGCGGCCCCCGCTCGGCGATCGCCGACCGCATCGAGCGCGCCGACGGGTACGTCATCGTCACCCCTGAGTACAACCACAGCTACCCGGCCAGCGTGAAGCGAGCGATCGACTGGCACTACCGCGAGTGGATGTTCAAGGCGGCCACCGTGCTCTCCTACGGCGCCCAGGGCGGGCTGCTGGCCACTGAGCACCTGCGTGGCGTCTTTTCCGAGCTGCACGTGGTGACCACCCGCCGCGCCGTGGGCCTGCGCGGGCCGTGGAACGACATCGACGACGACGGGTTCACCCCACCGCCCGGCGCGGGCGAAGCCCTCGACGAGGCGTTGCGCGAACTCGCCTGGTGGGCGACGACACTGCACACCGCCCGCCGCGACCACCCGTTCCCGAGCTGA
- a CDS encoding DUF1062 domain-containing protein produces the protein MLPWVVRRTRLPLVSLRCVDCRSASATTGEGRFRVNANRKLLDVWLLVRCVSCDRTSKLTVYERTPVSSFDPAELHGYRVNDPELVASTLLDPLLARRSHFTLDWTGAWRLDAPEAYLDQEWPVQVEVTFADPVPVRPERLIAHRLGLSRQEVLRRVKCDVPLRRPTSAGFTFIVTAGE, from the coding sequence GTGCTGCCCTGGGTCGTCCGCCGGACCCGCCTGCCGCTGGTGTCGTTGCGGTGCGTGGACTGCCGGTCGGCCTCGGCCACCACCGGCGAGGGCAGGTTCCGCGTCAACGCCAACCGCAAGCTGCTGGACGTGTGGCTGCTGGTCCGCTGCGTGTCCTGCGATCGGACGAGCAAGCTCACCGTGTACGAGCGCACGCCGGTCAGCTCCTTCGACCCGGCCGAGCTGCACGGCTATCGCGTCAACGACCCGGAGCTGGTGGCGTCCACGCTGCTGGATCCGTTGCTCGCCCGGCGCAGCCACTTCACGCTCGACTGGACGGGGGCCTGGCGGCTGGACGCCCCGGAGGCGTACCTCGACCAGGAATGGCCGGTCCAGGTGGAGGTCACCTTCGCAGACCCGGTGCCGGTACGCCCGGAGCGGCTCATCGCGCACCGGCTCGGCCTCAGCAGGCAGGAGGTGCTGCGGAGGGTCAAGTGCGACGTTCCGCTGCGCCGTCCGACGAGCGCCGGGTTCACCTTCATCGTGACGGCGGGGGAGTAG
- the rox gene encoding rifampin monooxygenase has product MHSAQFPAEPSAHDPAAPGLPSPTSGADRPPRDFDVIIAGCGPTGAMLAAELRLHDVRVLVLEKETEPASFVRIVGLHIRSIELMAMRGLLERLLPRGRKRPAGGFFAGIDTPAPEGLDSPYAYLLGIPQPVIVQLLEEHAIQLGAQVRHGVAVAGLAQDDEGVTVELAEGERLRARYLVGCDGGRSTVRGLLGVGFPGEPSRSGTLMGELEAAVPPQEIAAKVAEIRETDKRFSFGPFGGGVYRVVLPVGTVSDRTAPPTIEDFRHQLRAVAGTDFGVHSPRWLSRFGDATRLAERYRVGRVLLAGDAAHIHPPTGGQGLNLGVQDAVNLGWKLAAQVHGWAPDTLLDTYQAERRPVAEDVLDNTRAQLELLSPGPGPRAVRRLLTELMDLDEVNRRLIEKITAIDIRYDFGAGPDLLGRRLRDIELRQGRLYDRLRRGRGLLLDRTGRLTVGGWSDRVDHLADPTAAWDVPGVLLRPDGHVAWLGDDQQDLDDHLSRWFGRPTG; this is encoded by the coding sequence ATGCACTCTGCGCAGTTTCCCGCCGAGCCGTCGGCGCACGACCCGGCCGCGCCCGGCCTCCCCTCGCCCACCTCCGGCGCCGATCGGCCACCCCGCGACTTCGACGTGATCATCGCCGGCTGCGGGCCGACCGGCGCGATGCTCGCCGCCGAACTGCGGCTGCACGACGTACGGGTGCTCGTGCTGGAGAAGGAGACCGAACCCGCCTCGTTCGTCCGCATCGTCGGCCTGCACATCCGCAGTATCGAGCTGATGGCCATGCGCGGGCTGCTGGAGCGCCTCCTCCCACGCGGCAGAAAGCGCCCGGCCGGTGGTTTCTTCGCCGGCATCGACACACCCGCACCCGAGGGCCTCGACTCCCCGTACGCCTACCTGCTGGGCATCCCGCAGCCGGTGATCGTCCAACTGCTCGAGGAGCATGCGATCCAGTTGGGCGCGCAGGTGCGGCACGGCGTCGCGGTGGCCGGTCTCGCGCAGGACGACGAGGGGGTGACCGTCGAGCTGGCCGAGGGCGAACGGCTACGCGCCCGCTACCTGGTCGGCTGTGACGGCGGGCGCAGCACCGTACGCGGACTGCTCGGCGTCGGCTTCCCCGGCGAGCCCTCCCGGAGCGGGACGCTGATGGGCGAGCTGGAAGCCGCAGTGCCGCCGCAGGAGATCGCCGCGAAGGTGGCCGAGATCCGCGAGACCGACAAGCGGTTCAGCTTCGGGCCCTTCGGCGGCGGGGTCTACCGCGTCGTCCTCCCCGTCGGAACGGTCAGCGATCGCACGGCGCCACCCACCATCGAGGACTTCCGACACCAGTTGCGTGCCGTCGCGGGAACCGACTTCGGCGTGCACTCCCCGCGCTGGCTGTCCCGCTTCGGGGACGCCACCCGGCTGGCCGAACGGTACCGGGTAGGGCGGGTGCTGCTGGCCGGTGACGCCGCGCACATCCATCCCCCCACCGGCGGGCAGGGCCTCAACCTCGGCGTTCAGGACGCCGTCAACCTCGGCTGGAAACTGGCCGCGCAGGTCCACGGCTGGGCGCCGGACACCCTGCTCGACACCTATCAGGCGGAACGCCGTCCGGTCGCCGAGGACGTGCTGGACAACACCCGCGCCCAGCTGGAACTGCTGTCCCCCGGACCGGGCCCGCGCGCCGTACGTCGGTTGCTCACCGAGCTGATGGACCTCGACGAGGTCAACCGCCGCCTGATCGAGAAGATCACCGCGATCGACATCCGCTACGACTTCGGCGCCGGCCCCGACCTGCTCGGCCGCCGCCTGCGCGACATCGAGCTGAGGCAGGGCCGCCTCTACGACCGGCTGCGGCGCGGCCGGGGCCTGCTGCTGGACCGTACCGGACGCCTGACCGTCGGCGGCTGGTCGGACCGGGTCGACCACCTCGCGGATCCCACCGCGGCGTGGGACGTGCCGGGCGTGCTGCTGCGCCCCGACGGCCACGTCGCCTGGCTCGGCGACGATCAGCAGGACCTGGACGACCACCTCTCCCGCTGGTTCGGCAGGCCCACCGGCTGA
- a CDS encoding DHA2 family efflux MFS transporter permease subunit, whose translation MNTRARVIGLVLALGGLMVTVDATVTLVAVPAIASDLNSTLPAVQWVTSGYLLGVVAVTPLAGWAANRYGARRVYLTALAIFTVSSALAGLAWGTGPLTAFRVLQGLGGGLLNPVAQAIGLRSVPREARGRLMSLLGLPVVIGPVLGPPLAGWLVDTASWRWVFLLNVPIGAAAVLLCARRLPHQPADPTSASRIDWTGLAQVSGGAVLLVLGCTLVGETGALTGQVAATLGAGLLMLVAFVVRALRAGAPLVDLRLLRHRPLAAGLGVLAFFGAAYFGAMSILPIYVQGVRGDPAALAGTITVPMALAVGSTLQIATRLVDRMPPRRIVVIGVTLGLAGTVALLVTTTSSASYLLIAASAVVLGVGSGATLMPTMTVAVRDLEHGDTPRGTTLLALVQQLAGAVGVAVVAATLTVLVSARVPELASTDGSGLAAMLALDPTARAALNTRLSGAVGGSYAVAAALMALSALAAVIGLRHAKKADDPADASRQPI comes from the coding sequence ATGAACACCCGCGCCCGTGTCATCGGCCTGGTCCTCGCCCTCGGCGGGCTGATGGTCACCGTCGATGCCACCGTCACCCTGGTCGCGGTACCCGCTATCGCCTCCGACCTGAATTCGACCCTGCCCGCGGTGCAGTGGGTCACCAGCGGCTACCTGCTCGGGGTCGTCGCGGTAACCCCACTCGCCGGTTGGGCGGCGAACCGCTACGGCGCCCGCCGCGTGTACCTGACCGCACTGGCGATCTTCACCGTGTCCTCGGCACTGGCCGGCCTGGCATGGGGCACCGGGCCGCTCACCGCGTTCCGGGTCCTGCAGGGGCTCGGCGGCGGCCTGCTCAACCCGGTAGCGCAGGCCATCGGCTTGCGCTCCGTACCCCGCGAAGCCCGCGGACGACTGATGAGCCTGCTCGGCCTGCCCGTGGTCATCGGTCCCGTCCTCGGCCCGCCGCTTGCCGGTTGGCTGGTCGATACCGCCTCCTGGCGCTGGGTGTTCCTCCTCAACGTGCCGATCGGCGCCGCAGCCGTGCTGCTGTGCGCGCGACGGCTGCCACACCAGCCCGCCGACCCCACGTCGGCCTCCCGGATCGACTGGACCGGCCTTGCTCAGGTCTCCGGCGGTGCCGTGCTGCTCGTCCTGGGGTGCACCCTCGTCGGGGAGACCGGCGCGCTGACCGGGCAGGTCGCCGCCACGCTCGGTGCCGGCCTGCTCATGCTCGTCGCTTTCGTCGTCCGCGCCCTGCGAGCCGGCGCTCCCTTGGTCGACCTGCGGTTGCTGCGCCACCGGCCGCTCGCCGCGGGTCTGGGCGTACTGGCGTTCTTCGGCGCCGCCTACTTCGGGGCGATGTCGATCTTGCCGATCTACGTCCAAGGCGTCCGCGGCGACCCGGCCGCCCTCGCCGGCACCATCACCGTCCCGATGGCACTCGCCGTCGGATCGACCCTGCAGATCGCCACCCGACTGGTGGACCGGATGCCGCCACGCCGCATCGTGGTCATCGGCGTGACCTTGGGCCTGGCCGGGACCGTCGCGCTGTTGGTCACGACTACGAGCAGCGCGTCCTACCTGTTGATCGCGGCCTCGGCGGTCGTCCTCGGCGTCGGCTCCGGCGCCACCCTGATGCCGACGATGACCGTGGCGGTGCGCGACCTGGAGCACGGGGACACCCCTCGGGGCACGACTTTGCTCGCACTCGTCCAGCAACTGGCCGGCGCCGTCGGCGTCGCCGTCGTCGCCGCCACCCTCACCGTTCTGGTGTCCGCCCGAGTGCCGGAACTGGCCAGCACCGACGGCAGCGGGCTGGCCGCGATGCTCGCCCTCGACCCGACCGCCCGCGCAGCGCTGAACACCCGGCTTTCCGGCGCGGTCGGCGGTAGCTATGCCGTTGCCGCGGCCTTGATGGCACTCAGCGCCCTGGCGGCGGTCATCGGCCTCCGTCACGCAAAGAAGGCCGATGACCCGGCCGACGCCTCAAGACAGCCGATCTGA
- a CDS encoding TIGR04222 domain-containing membrane protein — protein sequence MLWGLSGPLFLLDYVTAVAAATAVALAIRSVTGWRTRGPAPSTVELAYLTDRAGLACQVGVAALHRATGVRVGELSTLSVDGPPPSRPAPLVRALHAALRRPQTWAAVLADPEVNRALRRMVGRLVRDGWLLTPAQRRRTALGTLPLFAVAAVGVTRLVDSAVEGRDAGAPPFVAGLLLACLATLLGGWWLAEVPETGAAARRLLKRLRRAHADLAPEQRPAWSERDTDELLTAMALFGPRPLLAVDPRLAAQLGIDNDRTRPTTYAKTARR from the coding sequence ATGCTCTGGGGTCTCAGCGGTCCGCTCTTCCTCCTCGACTACGTCACCGCCGTCGCCGCGGCCACCGCCGTCGCCCTGGCGATCCGGTCGGTGACCGGCTGGCGGACCCGGGGCCCCGCGCCGAGCACCGTCGAGCTGGCCTACCTGACCGACCGGGCCGGCCTCGCCTGCCAGGTCGGCGTCGCCGCCCTGCACCGGGCCACCGGCGTACGCGTCGGCGAACTGTCGACCCTGTCGGTGGACGGTCCGCCACCGTCGCGTCCCGCTCCCCTGGTCCGGGCCCTGCACGCCGCCCTGCGCCGGCCGCAGACCTGGGCCGCCGTGCTGGCCGACCCCGAGGTGAACCGGGCGCTGCGGCGGATGGTCGGCCGGCTGGTCCGGGACGGCTGGCTGCTCACCCCCGCCCAGCGGCGTCGTACCGCGCTCGGCACGCTGCCGCTCTTCGCGGTCGCCGCCGTCGGCGTGACCCGGCTGGTCGACAGCGCGGTCGAGGGCCGCGACGCCGGCGCCCCACCCTTCGTGGCCGGCCTGCTGCTGGCCTGCCTGGCCACCCTGCTCGGCGGCTGGTGGCTGGCCGAGGTGCCGGAGACCGGGGCCGCCGCGCGCCGGCTGCTGAAGCGGCTGCGCCGCGCGCACGCCGACCTCGCCCCGGAGCAGCGTCCCGCCTGGAGCGAGCGGGACACCGACGAGCTGCTGACCGCGATGGCGCTGTTCGGGCCGCGTCCGCTGCTCGCCGTCGACCCGCGGCTGGCCGCTCAGCTCGGCATCGACAACGACCGCACCCGCCCCACCACGTACGCGAAGACCGCCCGCCGCTGA
- a CDS encoding TetR/AcrR family transcriptional regulator — protein sequence MTVWDRPEPPSRPVPLDRERIVAAAIALADEGGLEAVSLRKVAARLNAGQMRLYGYISTKDGLLDLMVDEVHAEILPVEQPGDWREALRVLAHRTRQAALRHEWLADLLGGRPSLGPNGLAVTEARLAALDGLADTDTAIRAVETVSAYVTGAIRHEIANLRAERATGLSERDWQRANGPHVTGMLATGRFPALTKAVHDGTDVDAETSFATGLEWVLDAVAARLTGPPA from the coding sequence ATGACCGTCTGGGACCGGCCCGAGCCGCCGAGCCGCCCCGTGCCGCTCGACCGGGAGCGGATCGTCGCCGCCGCCATCGCGCTGGCCGACGAGGGCGGACTGGAGGCGGTGTCCCTGCGTAAGGTCGCCGCCCGGCTCAACGCCGGTCAGATGCGGTTGTACGGATACATCTCCACCAAGGACGGGCTGCTCGACCTCATGGTGGACGAGGTCCACGCCGAGATCCTGCCCGTCGAACAGCCCGGTGACTGGCGCGAGGCGCTGCGCGTCCTGGCCCACCGCACCCGGCAGGCCGCCCTGCGGCACGAATGGTTGGCCGACCTGCTCGGGGGACGCCCGTCCCTGGGCCCGAACGGCCTCGCCGTGACCGAGGCCCGGCTGGCCGCCCTCGACGGCCTCGCCGACACCGACACGGCGATCCGCGCCGTGGAAACCGTCAGCGCCTACGTCACCGGCGCGATCCGGCACGAGATCGCGAACCTGCGGGCCGAGCGCGCCACGGGCCTGTCCGAGCGCGACTGGCAGCGCGCCAACGGCCCCCACGTGACGGGCATGTTGGCCACCGGCCGCTTCCCGGCGCTGACCAAGGCCGTGCACGACGGCACCGACGTGGACGCCGAGACCTCCTTCGCGACCGGCCTGGAGTGGGTCCTCGACGCCGTGGCCGCCAGACTCACCGGACCGCCGGCGTGA
- a CDS encoding HNH endonuclease translates to MLSLVTGLSRHFTEESLRAHLLARSERRPDGCLVVRGYGPHRGVRQKVAGRAWAHIAAYVVLVGGYDPTLDVDQVCGVGDCIEPTHLRQVSRAEISRNRRQEPRCRNGHDREIDDATGRYRRVCRECNREAQRRWRRRRTADADAARAAFGRDPSAGRPPTG, encoded by the coding sequence TTGCTGTCCCTGGTCACCGGCCTGTCCCGGCACTTCACGGAGGAGAGCCTGCGGGCGCACCTGCTGGCCCGCTCCGAGCGCCGCCCCGACGGCTGCCTCGTCGTGCGCGGCTACGGCCCCCACCGAGGAGTCCGCCAGAAGGTCGCCGGACGGGCGTGGGCGCACATCGCCGCGTACGTCGTCCTGGTCGGCGGTTACGACCCGACGCTCGACGTCGACCAGGTCTGCGGGGTCGGCGACTGTATCGAGCCGACGCACCTGCGCCAGGTGAGCCGCGCGGAGATCTCCCGCAACCGTCGGCAGGAACCACGCTGCCGCAACGGTCACGACCGGGAGATCGACGACGCGACCGGCCGGTACCGCCGGGTGTGCCGGGAGTGCAACCGGGAGGCGCAGCGCCGCTGGCGCAGGCGGCGGACCGCCGACGCCGATGCTGCGCGGGCCGCGTTCGGCCGTGACCCGTCCGCTGGCCGCCCGCCCACCGGGTGA
- a CDS encoding aldo/keto reductase has translation MRHRTLGATGTVVSALCLGTMTFGAETDQAGSFAQLDRFVEAGGTFIDTADVYSAGVSEEIVGRWLADRPGMRDRVVLATKGRFPMGPGPNDAGLSRVHLTRALDASLRRLGVDAVDLYQAHAWDPLTPLEETLRFFDDAVRAGKIRYAGVSNFTGWQLQKAVLLTRHLGLAPIVTLQPQYNLLVREIEYEIAPVCQNEGVGILPWSPLGGGWLTGKYQRDTPPRGATRLGEDPERGVEAYAGRNAQERTWRVIDAVRQVAEERGVSMSAVALAWLADRPAVTSVILGARTTEQLDDNLTAADLRLDPEQTRLLDEASTPPVADYPYGGPGVRQRARELPDG, from the coding sequence ATGCGTCATCGCACCCTCGGCGCCACCGGCACCGTCGTCTCGGCGCTCTGCCTCGGCACCATGACCTTCGGCGCGGAGACCGACCAGGCCGGCAGCTTCGCCCAACTGGACCGCTTCGTCGAGGCCGGTGGCACCTTCATCGACACCGCCGACGTCTACTCCGCCGGCGTCTCGGAGGAGATCGTCGGCCGGTGGCTGGCCGACCGGCCCGGCATGCGGGACCGGGTGGTGCTCGCCACCAAGGGACGCTTCCCGATGGGGCCGGGCCCCAACGACGCCGGGCTGTCCCGGGTGCACCTGACCCGTGCCCTGGACGCCAGCCTGCGCCGGCTCGGCGTCGACGCGGTCGACCTCTACCAGGCGCACGCGTGGGACCCGCTGACCCCGCTGGAGGAGACCCTGCGCTTCTTCGACGACGCCGTGCGCGCCGGCAAGATCCGTTACGCCGGGGTCAGCAACTTCACCGGCTGGCAGCTGCAGAAGGCCGTCCTGCTCACCCGGCACCTCGGCCTGGCCCCGATCGTCACCCTGCAACCGCAGTACAACCTGCTGGTCCGCGAGATCGAGTACGAGATCGCGCCGGTCTGCCAGAACGAGGGCGTCGGCATCCTGCCCTGGTCGCCGCTGGGTGGGGGCTGGCTGACGGGGAAGTACCAGCGGGACACCCCGCCGCGTGGGGCCACCCGGCTGGGCGAGGACCCGGAGCGGGGCGTCGAGGCGTACGCGGGGCGCAACGCGCAGGAGCGCACCTGGCGGGTGATCGACGCGGTACGGCAGGTCGCCGAGGAGCGCGGCGTGTCGATGTCGGCGGTGGCTCTCGCCTGGCTGGCGGACCGGCCGGCGGTGACCTCGGTGATCCTCGGTGCCCGGACCACGGAGCAGCTCGACGACAACCTCACCGCCGCGGACCTGCGGCTGGACCCGGAGCAGACCCGGCTGCTCGACGAGGCGAGCACCCCGCCGGTGGCGGACTACCCGTACGGCGGGCCGGGCGTGCGGCAGCGGGCCCGGGAGCTGCCCGACGGGTGA
- a CDS encoding maleylpyruvate isomerase N-terminal domain-containing protein codes for MTGTDVRAAAGESVRVLGPLTDRDWTAPAGDLEWSCWTTAAHLAHDLVAYAGQVIGRSDADYLPFDLRVRRDTPPRRVLTVVTAAAGLLGAAVDTTDLDARAWHWGPTDPGGFAAMGVAEILLHTYDITRGLGVAWRPPADLCASVTRRLFPDAPGGEPPEVLLWLTGRDELPDHPRRTSWTWRAALS; via the coding sequence ATGACTGGAACGGACGTCCGGGCGGCGGCCGGGGAATCGGTGCGGGTGCTCGGGCCACTGACCGACCGCGACTGGACAGCGCCCGCCGGGGACCTCGAATGGTCCTGCTGGACCACGGCCGCGCACCTCGCGCACGACCTCGTCGCCTACGCCGGCCAGGTGATCGGCCGCTCCGACGCCGACTATCTGCCCTTCGACCTGCGGGTACGCCGGGACACTCCGCCGCGGCGGGTGCTGACCGTCGTCACCGCCGCGGCGGGACTGCTCGGCGCGGCCGTCGACACCACCGATCTCGACGCCCGCGCCTGGCACTGGGGGCCGACCGATCCCGGTGGGTTCGCCGCGATGGGCGTCGCGGAGATCCTCCTGCACACGTACGACATCACCCGCGGCCTCGGCGTGGCCTGGCGGCCGCCGGCGGACCTCTGCGCGAGCGTGACGCGGCGGCTCTTCCCGGACGCTCCGGGCGGCGAGCCACCCGAGGTGCTGCTCTGGCTGACCGGCCGGGACGAGCTACCCGACCACCCGCGCCGCACCTCGTGGACCTGGCGGGCTGCGCTCTCCTGA